Proteins encoded together in one Gallus gallus isolate bGalGal1 chromosome 18, bGalGal1.mat.broiler.GRCg7b, whole genome shotgun sequence window:
- the NAT9 gene encoding N-acetyltransferase 9 isoform X3, with the protein MVLSRQSCRISRYHEWMQSEELQRLTASEPLSLEQEYEMQRSWRDDADKCTFIVLDTERWSEQACGDEDCMVGDVNIFLTDPEDPTLGEIEIMIAEPSYRGRGFGKEATLMMMSYGVTELGITKFEAKIGQENEASICMFKKLNFKEVSVNSVFQEVTLRLDVTDQERQWLLEQTKHVKKKSYTEEKLPAGGLETDR; encoded by the exons ATGGTGCTCTCCAGACAAAGCTGCAGGATCAGCAG GTACCACGAGTGGATGCAGtcagaggagctgcagcgcCTGACCGCTTCGGAACCACTGAGCCTGGAGCAGGAGTACGAGATGCAGCGCAGCTGGAGGGACGATGCAGACA AGTGCACCTTCATCGTACTGGACACGGAGCGGTGGTCTGAGCAGGCATGTGGGGATGAGGACTGCATGGTGGGGGATGTGAATATCTTCCTCACTGACCCTGAGGATCCAACTTTGGGTGAGATTGAAATAATGATAGCAG AACCCAGCTATCGTGGCAGAGGATTTGGCAAGGAGGCGACTCTGATGATGATGTCCTATG GAGTGACAGAGCTAGGCATCACCAAATTTGAGGCTAAGATAGGTCAGGAAAATGAAGCCAGTATCTGCATGTTCAAGAAGCTAAATTTTAAGGAG GTTTCTGTGAACAGTGTTTTCCAAGAGGTGACGCTGAGGCTGGATGTCACTGACCAAGAGAGACAGTGGCTCCTGGAGCAGACAAAGcatgtgaagaagaaaagctacACTGAAGAGAAGCTGCCAGCTGGGGGACTGGAGACTGACAGATAG
- the SLC9A3R1 gene encoding Na(+)/H(+) exchange regulatory cofactor NHE-RF1 — protein MSSAPPGPAAPRLCCMEKGPDGYGFHLHGEKGKPGQYIRLVEAGSPAERSGLRAGDRLLEVDGTNVERESHQQVVERIRAAAGAVRLLVVQPQPEEQPPKTHSDPDGEAQREPPAAETPAAERSGPEERELRPRLCRIKKGPNGYGFNLHSEKSRPGQYVRAVDPDSPAEAAGLRAQDRIVEVNGMSVEGKQHADVVAAIKAGGDETKLLVVGVLADEFFKKCRVVPSEAHLAGPLPEPMANGDVEKENGGEPRLNSVSERPPSPALATSPEGSETHSEPDMQEGDKRSSAPSSLLDLDIPLAVAKERAHQKRTSKRAPQMDWSKKNELFSNL, from the exons ATGAGCAGCGCtccgccgggccccgccgcgccgcggcTGTGCTGCATGGAGAAGGGCCCGGACGGGTACGGCTTCCACCTGCACGGCGAGAAGGGCAAGCCGGGCCAGTACATCCGGCTGGTGGAGGCGGGCTCGCCGGCCGAGCGCTCGGGGCTGCGTGCCGGAGACCGGCTGCTGGAGGTGGACGGAACGAACGTGGAACGGGAGAGCCACCAGCAGGTGGTGGAACGGAtccgcgccgccgccggggcTGTGCGGCTGCTCGTGGTGCAGCCCCAACCCGAGGAGCAGCCGCCCAAGACCCACAGTGACCCCGACGGCGAAGCGCAGCGGGAGCCCCCGGCGGCGGAAACCCcggcggcggagcggagcggccccGAGGAGCGG GAGCTGCGTCCCCGGCTGTGCCGCATCAAGAAGGGCCCCAACGGGTACGGCTTCAACCTGCACAGTGAGAAGAGCCGCCCGGGGCAGTACGTGCGTGCCGTGGACCCCGACTCACCAGCTGAGGCGGCAGGGCTGCGTGCCCAGGACCGCATTGTCGAG GTGAATGGGATGTCCGTGGAGGGCAAACAGCACGCGGACGTGGTGGCGGCCATCAAGGCGGGTGGCGATGAGACCAAACTGCTGGTGGTGGGCGTGTTGGCCGATGAGTTCTTCAAGAAGTGCAGGGTGGTGCCCTCAGAGGCACACCTGGCAG GTCCTTTGCCAGAACCCATGGCCAATGGTGATGTAGAGAAG GAAAACGGTGGAGAGCCGCGGCTGAACTCTGTGTCAGAGAGACCCCCCAGCCCTGCGCTGGCCACGTCCCCCGAAGGCAGCGAGACCCACAGTGAG CCCGATATGCAGGAAGGGGACAAGCGCAGCTCTGcgcccagctccctgctggacCTCGACATCCCGCTGGCCGTGGCCAAGGAGCGGGCGCACCAGAAGCGCACCAGCAAACGGGCTCCGCAGATGGACTGGAGCAAGAAAAACGAACTGTTCAGCAACCTGTGA
- the NAT9 gene encoding N-acetyltransferase 9 isoform X2, producing the protein MRINQNTALRGDKVTLVPYSSAHVPRYHEWMQSEELQRLTASEPLSLEQEYEMQRSWRDDADKCTFIVLDTERWSEQACGDEDCMVGDVNIFLTDPEDPTLEPSYRGRGFGKEATLMMMSYGVTELGITKFEAKIGQENEASICMFKKLNFKEVSVNSVFQEVTLRLDVTDQERQWLLEQTKHVKKKSYTEEKLPAGGLETDR; encoded by the exons ATGAGGATCAACCAGAACACCGCGCTGCGGGGCGACAAGGTGACGCTGGTGCCGTACAGCTCGGCGCACGTGCCCCG GTACCACGAGTGGATGCAGtcagaggagctgcagcgcCTGACCGCTTCGGAACCACTGAGCCTGGAGCAGGAGTACGAGATGCAGCGCAGCTGGAGGGACGATGCAGACA AGTGCACCTTCATCGTACTGGACACGGAGCGGTGGTCTGAGCAGGCATGTGGGGATGAGGACTGCATGGTGGGGGATGTGAATATCTTCCTCACTGACCCTGAGGATCCAACTTTGG AACCCAGCTATCGTGGCAGAGGATTTGGCAAGGAGGCGACTCTGATGATGATGTCCTATG GAGTGACAGAGCTAGGCATCACCAAATTTGAGGCTAAGATAGGTCAGGAAAATGAAGCCAGTATCTGCATGTTCAAGAAGCTAAATTTTAAGGAG GTTTCTGTGAACAGTGTTTTCCAAGAGGTGACGCTGAGGCTGGATGTCACTGACCAAGAGAGACAGTGGCTCCTGGAGCAGACAAAGcatgtgaagaagaaaagctacACTGAAGAGAAGCTGCCAGCTGGGGGACTGGAGACTGACAGATAG
- the NAT9 gene encoding N-acetyltransferase 9 isoform X4, with amino-acid sequence MQSEELQRLTASEPLSLEQEYEMQRSWRDDADKCTFIVLDTERWSEQACGDEDCMVGDVNIFLTDPEDPTLGEIEIMIAEPSYRGRGFGKEATLMMMSYGVTELGITKFEAKIGQENEASICMFKKLNFKEVSVNSVFQEVTLRLDVTDQERQWLLEQTKHVKKKSYTEEKLPAGGLETDR; translated from the exons ATGCAGtcagaggagctgcagcgcCTGACCGCTTCGGAACCACTGAGCCTGGAGCAGGAGTACGAGATGCAGCGCAGCTGGAGGGACGATGCAGACA AGTGCACCTTCATCGTACTGGACACGGAGCGGTGGTCTGAGCAGGCATGTGGGGATGAGGACTGCATGGTGGGGGATGTGAATATCTTCCTCACTGACCCTGAGGATCCAACTTTGGGTGAGATTGAAATAATGATAGCAG AACCCAGCTATCGTGGCAGAGGATTTGGCAAGGAGGCGACTCTGATGATGATGTCCTATG GAGTGACAGAGCTAGGCATCACCAAATTTGAGGCTAAGATAGGTCAGGAAAATGAAGCCAGTATCTGCATGTTCAAGAAGCTAAATTTTAAGGAG GTTTCTGTGAACAGTGTTTTCCAAGAGGTGACGCTGAGGCTGGATGTCACTGACCAAGAGAGACAGTGGCTCCTGGAGCAGACAAAGcatgtgaagaagaaaagctacACTGAAGAGAAGCTGCCAGCTGGGGGACTGGAGACTGACAGATAG
- the NAT9 gene encoding N-acetyltransferase 9 isoform X1 has product MRINQNTALRGDKVTLVPYSSAHVPRYHEWMQSEELQRLTASEPLSLEQEYEMQRSWRDDADKCTFIVLDTERWSEQACGDEDCMVGDVNIFLTDPEDPTLGEIEIMIAEPSYRGRGFGKEATLMMMSYGVTELGITKFEAKIGQENEASICMFKKLNFKEVSVNSVFQEVTLRLDVTDQERQWLLEQTKHVKKKSYTEEKLPAGGLETDR; this is encoded by the exons ATGAGGATCAACCAGAACACCGCGCTGCGGGGCGACAAGGTGACGCTGGTGCCGTACAGCTCGGCGCACGTGCCCCG GTACCACGAGTGGATGCAGtcagaggagctgcagcgcCTGACCGCTTCGGAACCACTGAGCCTGGAGCAGGAGTACGAGATGCAGCGCAGCTGGAGGGACGATGCAGACA AGTGCACCTTCATCGTACTGGACACGGAGCGGTGGTCTGAGCAGGCATGTGGGGATGAGGACTGCATGGTGGGGGATGTGAATATCTTCCTCACTGACCCTGAGGATCCAACTTTGGGTGAGATTGAAATAATGATAGCAG AACCCAGCTATCGTGGCAGAGGATTTGGCAAGGAGGCGACTCTGATGATGATGTCCTATG GAGTGACAGAGCTAGGCATCACCAAATTTGAGGCTAAGATAGGTCAGGAAAATGAAGCCAGTATCTGCATGTTCAAGAAGCTAAATTTTAAGGAG GTTTCTGTGAACAGTGTTTTCCAAGAGGTGACGCTGAGGCTGGATGTCACTGACCAAGAGAGACAGTGGCTCCTGGAGCAGACAAAGcatgtgaagaagaaaagctacACTGAAGAGAAGCTGCCAGCTGGGGGACTGGAGACTGACAGATAG
- the NAT9 gene encoding N-acetyltransferase 9 isoform X5 codes for MRINQNTALRGDKVTLVPYSSAHVPRYHEWMQSEELQRLTASEPLSLEQEYEMQRSWRDDADKCTFIVLDTERWSEQACGDEDCMVGDVNIFLTDPEDPTLGEIEIMIAEPSYRGRGFGKEATLMMMSYGFCEQCFPRGDAEAGCH; via the exons ATGAGGATCAACCAGAACACCGCGCTGCGGGGCGACAAGGTGACGCTGGTGCCGTACAGCTCGGCGCACGTGCCCCG GTACCACGAGTGGATGCAGtcagaggagctgcagcgcCTGACCGCTTCGGAACCACTGAGCCTGGAGCAGGAGTACGAGATGCAGCGCAGCTGGAGGGACGATGCAGACA AGTGCACCTTCATCGTACTGGACACGGAGCGGTGGTCTGAGCAGGCATGTGGGGATGAGGACTGCATGGTGGGGGATGTGAATATCTTCCTCACTGACCCTGAGGATCCAACTTTGGGTGAGATTGAAATAATGATAGCAG AACCCAGCTATCGTGGCAGAGGATTTGGCAAGGAGGCGACTCTGATGATGATGTCCTATG GTTTCTGTGAACAGTGTTTTCCAAGAGGTGACGCTGAGGCTGGATGTCACTGA